Proteins from one Mastacembelus armatus chromosome 16, fMasArm1.2, whole genome shotgun sequence genomic window:
- the ino80c gene encoding INO80 complex subunit C, giving the protein MASQIPITVKAQPAAASVAALRAKKRPGSPGVSGAQQGPGSSSSGGGGSCSGSKKKKGQLTATPAAQTQVTAVETMADVKSVVSVDSGPTATTESTAKPPPFKDSTFMHSGIGGAAAGKKNRTWKNLKQILALERTLPWKVNDPNYYNIDAPSSLKPAKKYSDISGLPANYTDPQTKLRFTSSEEFSYIRLLPSDVVTGYLTLRKATCIVP; this is encoded by the exons ATGGCATCTCAGATCCCCATCACAGTCAAAGCTCAGCCGGCTGCTGCCAGCGTTGCCGCTCTTCGGGCGAAAAAACGTCCCGGGAGTCCAGGGGTTTCTGGTGCTCAGCAGGGCCCCggtagcagcagcagcggcggcggTGGCAGCTGCAGCGgcagcaagaagaagaaaggccAGCTGACAGCgacacctgcagcacagacacag GTAACGGCAGTAGAGACCATGGCAGACGTGAAGTCAGTGGTGTCAGTAGACAGTGGACCAACAGCCACTACAGAGTCCACAGCGAAGCCTCCACCATTCAAAGACTCCACATTTATG CATTCTGGGATTGGGGGAGCAGCTGCCGGAAAAAAGAACAGGACCTGGAAGAATCTCAAACAGATTCTGGCTTTGGAGCGAACTTTACCCTGGAAGGTCAATGATCCCAACT ACTACAACATTGATGCCCCATCTTCCTTGAAGCCAGCCAAGAAATACTCTGATATCTCTGGACTCCCT GCAAACTACACAGACCCACAAACAAAGCTCCGCTTCACATCCTCAGAGGAGTTCTCTTACATCCGCCTCCTTCCGTCCGATGTTGTTACAGGATACCTGACCCTTCGCAAAGCAACTTGCATCGTACCCTGA